Proteins found in one Lathamus discolor isolate bLatDis1 chromosome 7, bLatDis1.hap1, whole genome shotgun sequence genomic segment:
- the LOC136018286 gene encoding transmembrane prolyl 4-hydroxylase-like has product MAAAASRSEGPPLPGPPGGRPRPVCSRPYFLVLMVFAHLYVLNVLGLLLFVHLSAGEPGGPPAAAPPPPPPPPARSLPRLEGIKVGHTQRVELVPGRVHAVRTLSLKPLLFEIPDFLTEEECKLIIHLAQLKGLQKSQILPTDDYEEAMEMIEISQMDIFNLLDHNQDGQLQLKEVLTHTRLGNGRWMTPENIREMYTAVKADPDGNGVLSLEEFKQLNIHDFHKYMGSQKVKMSDLVRNSQHTWLYQGEGAHQVMRSIRQRVMRLTRLPPEIVEHSEPLQVVRYDQGGHYHAHMDSGPVFPETACSHTKLVANESAPFETSCRYVTVLFYLNNVTGGGETVFPIADNRTYEEMSLIQNDVDLRDTRKNCNKGNLRVKPQQGTAVFWYNYLSDGEGWVGELDDFALHGGCLVTQGTKWIANNWINVDPNRRRQQQFQQEMERYAAAGAAGAPAEWTVDKAYGGMHLEL; this is encoded by the exons ATGGCGGCGGCGGCCTCGCGGTCGGAGGGTCCGCCGCTGCCCGGCCCGCCCGGCGGCCGCCCGAGGCCCGTGTGCTCGCGGCCGTACTTCCTCGTCCTCATGGTGTTCGCCCACCTCTACGTGCTcaacgtgctggggctgctgctcttCGTGCACCTCAGCGCCGGAGAGCCCGGCGGGCCGCCCGCCgctgccccgccgccgccgccgccgccgcccgcccgctcTCTCCCGCGTCTCGAGGGCATCAAG GTGGGCCACACGCAGCGGGTGGAGCTGGTGCCGGGCAGGGTCCACGCCGTGCGCACCCTCAGCCTCAAGCCGCTGCTCTTCG aaattcCTGACTTCCTGACAGAGGAGGAGTGCAAGCTTATCATCCATCTGGCCCAgctgaaggggctgcagaagagccagatCCTACCAACAGATGACTATGAGGAAGCCATGGAAATGATAGAAATCAGCCAGATGGACATTTTCAATCTGCTGGACCACAACCAGGATGGGCAGCTGCAGCTCAAAGAG GTGTTGACCCACACCCGGCTTGGGAACGGCAGGTGGATGACCCCTGAAAACATCCGGGAGATGTACACTGCTGTCAAGGCTGATCCTGATGGGAATG GTGTGCTGAGTTTGGAGGAGTTCAAACAGTTGAATATCCACGATTTCCACAAGTACATGGGAAGCCAGAAAGTGAAGATGAGTGACTTGGTGCGCAACAGCCAGCACACGTGGCTGTACCAGGGCGAGGGGGCTCACCAGGTGATGAGATCCATACGGCAAAG ggtAATGCGCCTGACGCGCTTGCCCCCCGAGATCGTGGAGCACAGTGAGCCCCTCCAGGTTGTGCGCTATGACCAAGGAGGGCACTACCATGCCCATATGGACAGTGGCCCCGTCTTCCCCGAGACTGCCTGCAGTCACACGAAGCTGGTCGCCAATGAAAGCGCTCCCTTTGAGACCTCCTGCCG GTATGTGACAGTCCTGTTCTACCTGAACAACGTGACTGGGGGAGGCGAAACAGTCTTTCCTATAGCTGACAACAGGACGTACGAAGAGATG TCTTTGATTCAGAACGACGTGGACCTGCGAGATACACGAAAAAACTGCAACAAGGGCAATTTGCGAGTGAAACCTCAGCAAGGCACTGCTGTCTTCTGGTACAACTACCTGTCCGATGGAGAAG GCTGGGTCGGAGAGCTGGACGACTTCGCCCTGCACGGGGGCTGCCTGGTCACGCAGGGCACCAAGTGGATCGCCAACAACTGGATCAACGTGGACCCCAACCGGCGGCGCCAGCAGCAGTTCCAGCAGGAGATGGAGCGATACGCGGCGGCGGGAGCCGCGGGAGCCCCGGCCGAGTGGACGGTGGATAAGGCGTACGGCGGCATGCACCTGGAGCTCTAG
- the LOC136018287 gene encoding secreted frizzled-related protein 5-like, translating to MVTAHHRHPLRLGGPWLLGILVYLLLWGSPGAWASYLRRSSSCTPIPPRMALCYNIGYSEMRIPNLLEHETMPEVIQQSSSWLPLLARECHPDARIFLCSLFAPICLDRLIYPCRSLCEAVKRSCAPVMACYGYPWPEILNCNKFPADHELCIAAVSTDENSNSRRIPRASCKDCELEEASTAREILENLCANDFAVKIRILRKNATTTISDFDLDTSRVEVLKHGPLLRTEVPGRLQQWLDIDATCVHNIMRGTHTGVFVVSGEVQSDKVVVNKAYAWQKKNRNLHQAVRRWKHHRCPDQAGRKV from the exons ATGGTCACAGCCCACCACAGGCACCCCTTGAGGCTGGGTGGCCCATGGCTGCTGGGCATCCTGGTGTACTTGCTGCTCTGGGGGTCTCCAGGGGCCTGGGCGAGCTACCTGAGGAGATCCTCCAGCTGCACACCCATCCCGCCCCGCATGGCCTTGTGCTACAACATCGGCTACTCCGAGATGAGGATTCCCAACCTGCTGGAGCACGAGACCATGCCAGAAGTGATCCAGCAGTCCTCCAGCTGGCTGCCCTTGCTGGCCAGAGAGTGCCACCCGGACGCTAGgatcttcctctgctccctcttTGCACCAATCTGTTTGGACAG gcTCATCTACCCCTGCCGCAGCCTGTGTGAAGCCGTCAAGAGAAGCTGCGCGCCCGTCATGGCTTGTTACGGGTACCCCTGGCCCGAAATCCTCAACTGCAACAAGTTCCCTGCTGATCACGAGCTGTGCATTGCAGCAGTGTCCACGGATGAAAACTCCAACAGTAGGAGAA TACCCCGAGCCAGCTGCAAGGACTGTGAGCTTGAGGaagccagcactgccagggagaTCCTGGAAAACCTCTGTGCCAATGATTTTG CAGTGAAAATACGAATCCTGAGGAAGAACGCCACCACTACCATCTCAGACTTCGACCTGGACACCTCCAGGGTGGAGGTCCTGAAACATGGTCCCCTCCTCAGAACTGAAGTCCCCGGCAGGCTCCAGCAGTGGCTGGACATAGATGCGACCTGCGTCCACAACATCATGAGAGGCACACACACAGGGGTCTTCGTTGTAAGCGGTGAAGTGCAGAGTGACAAAGTGGTGGTGAACAAGGCCTACGCCTGGCAGAAGAAGAACAGGAACCTGCACCAGGCAGTGCGGAGGTGGAAACATCACCGCTGCCCTGACCAGGCTGGCCGGAAGGTCTGA
- the WDR6 gene encoding tRNA (34-2'-O)-methyltransferase regulator WDR6, producing the protein MESVSLVAPVTALEFAGDVLLAGTGPEVVAFRLCGGTAARRSVLREASVLGLRPERGAGAAAGRVAVFGGRWLAVLAVRAGGARLAVCGGGGARQLRARVWEARWAPGGRLALALGCGAVALYEWRGGGRWLRRASCGGAGALRCAVLAGTGWARLALAAGTATGAVVVWRVAAAQAPQRRLCGHRGTVLALRYSAPRGLLASASEDRSVRLWAVGDLGGGAGAGDGSCLLVCYGHGARVAAVALRGQCPVSAGEDGACLEWDGGGSVCRDRRGHRGALRAVALRPAGGCLATGGDDGGVRLWRPRRAAAAPVAALGAPLRPRAVVLAGPRRVLVLGEAGGLAAYEATAGRWAPVLPPAAGGPRALLAAAPLPGAEDALCALAGADGRLLLFALSCPGGTTELRLFEGAARGLGWAPRPGLPPGASSLLASGPDGEMLWLDVTHRPGRAPRAQVVGRYLLPLCKQRWHTCAAFLPQGGLLLCGDRRGSLLLFPCSRSSGQAVEGASIAGGSTDPAVEDATNPVHGDTSSGVELSCLSHKEALPLEAPLSVLFGLHGKTGVTSVTCHGGYIYSTGRDGVYRQLRVQNQQLEVLRKHRPCKGLQWIEELRFTADGDLRVLGFHADNFVVWSSRMGENLHCIPCGGGHRSWSYCSSPEADVVAFIKCGDVLLYQRRVEPREQQVLLPSLHGREITCVRRLGAVEVPGRAAVNVFVTGSEDTTACVLVLGERFQAAVPLTRLSDHVSSVRALVLAGPVGPGEEGFGDEGLSTLLFSAGGRAQIECYRLLCAADPASEGAVGCRVIHVASHRLDEHWERKKNRHKIVKMDPETRYMSLSVIPGTSTKQMPTPWKFLAAACSDGSVRVFRLLEAARKLVLVAESFHHQRCVLKVEAFLHTRAGGERRHLLCSAATDGGIAFWDITSPIADAVDTLNEANGEVKPLALGAPLLTVMAHSCGVNSLHIYETPEGQYLVASGSDDGSIHVCLLEVTLDGDNPMAGTCLRILERVAQPCAHAAHVMGIRVLRPDLLLSASVDQRLTLWRRGPGGLEELSTTFFHVPDLAELDCWEGAEAGGERWFYCVLCGVGLEMLRGTIPPEPPPSEPPQ; encoded by the exons ATGGAGTCGGTGTCGCTGGTGGCGCCGGTGACGGCGCTGGAGTTCGCGGGGGATGTGCTGCTGGCGG GCACGGGCCCGGAGGTGGTGGCGTTCCGGCTGTGCGGAGGGACGGCGGCGCGACGGAGCGTGCTGCGTGAGGCCAGCGTGCTGGGGCTGAGGCCGGAGCGCGGCgccggcgcggcggcggggcgggtgGCGGTGTTCGGCGGGCGCTGGCTGGCGGTGCTGGCCGTGCGGGCCGGCGGGGCGCGCCTGGCCGtgtgcggcggcggcggggcgcggcaGCTGCGGGCGCGGGTGTGGGAGGCGCGGTGGGCGCCGGGCGGGCGGCTGGCGCTGGCGCTGGGCTGCGGGGCCGTGGCGCTGTACGAGTGGCGGGGCGGCGGGCGCTGGCTGCGGCGGGCGAGttgcggcggggccggggcgctGCGCTGCGCCGTGCTGGCGGGCACGGGCTGGGCGCGGCTGGCGCTGGCGGCCGGGACGGCGACGGGCGCCGTGGTGGTGTGGCGGGTGGCGGCGGCCCAGGCCCCGCAGCGGCGGCTGTGCGGGCACCGCGGCACGGTGCTGGCGCTCCGCTACTCGGCACCGCGGGGGCTGCTCGCTTCCGCCTCCGAGGACCGCAGCGTGCGGCTCTGGGCTGTGGGAGACCtgggcggcggggctggggccgGGGACGGCTCCTGCCTGCTCGTGTGCTACGGGCACGGCGCGCGGGTGGCCGCCGTGGCGCTGCGGGGTCAGTGCCCGGTCAGCGCCGGCGAGGACGGCGCCTGCCTGGAGTGGGACGGCGGCGGCAGCGTGTGTCGGGACCGGCGCGGCCACCGGGGGGCGCTGCGCGCCGTGGCGCTGCGTCCCGCCGGCGGCTGCCTCGCCACGGGCGGCGACGACGGCGGCGTCCGGCTCTGGCGGCCCCGGCGGGCGGCCGCGGCTCCGGTGGCGGCGCTGGGGGCCCCGCTGCGGCCGCGGGCTGTGGTGCtggcggggccgcggcgggtgctggtgctgggcgAGGCGGGCGGGCTGGCGGCCTACGAGGCCACGGCGGGGCGCTGGGCTCCGGTGCTGCCCCCCGCTGCCGGCGGGCCCCGCGCGCTGCTGGCGGCCGCCCCGCTGCCCGGTGCGGAGGACGCGCTCTGTGCCCTGGCCGGTGCCGACGGGCGGCTCCTGCTCTTCGCCCTGAGCTGCCCCGGGGGCACCACCGAGCTGAGGCTGTTCGAGGGGGCCGCGCGCGGGCTGGGCTGGGCCCCTCGCCCGGGGCTGCCCCCCggtgcctcctccctgctggccTCCGGGCCCGACGGGGAGATGCTGTGGCTGGATGTCACCCACCGGCCCGGGCGGGCGCCCCGGGCGCAGGTCGTGGGGCGGTACCTGCTGCCGCTCTGCAAGCAGCGCTGGCATACCTGTGCAGCGTTCCTGCCGCAGGGAGGGCTCCTGCTCTGTGGGGACCGCCGGGggtccctcctcctcttcccgtGCAGCAGGTCCTCAGGACAGGCTGTGGAAGGCGCCAGCATTGCCGGTGGCAGCACTGACCCGGCTGTCGAGGATGCCACCAACCCGGTCCATGGGGATACCAGCAGCGGGGTGGAGCTGTCTTGCTTGTCACacaaagaagctcttccccTCGAGGCCCCGCTGTCGGTGCTCTTTGGGCTTCACGGGAAGACCGGGGTTACCTCAGTGACCTGCCACGGGGGCTACATTTACAGCACGGGCCGGGACGGGGTGTACCGGCAGCTGCGTGTGCAGAACCAGCAGCTGGAGGTACTGCGGAAGCACAGGCCCTGCAAAGGGCTGCAGTGGATTGAGGAGCTGCGCTTCACCGCAGACGGGGACCTGCGGGTTCTGGGCTTTCACGCTGACAACTTCGTGGTGTGGAGCAGCCGGATGGGTGAGAACCTCCACTGCATCCCCTGCGGTGGGGGGCACCGCTCCTGGAGCTACTGCAGCAGCCCCGAGGCCGACGTTGTTGCTTTCATCAAGTGTGGGGATGTGCTGCTGTACCAGCGCAGGGTTGAGCCCCGTGAGCAGCAGGTGCTGCTGCCATCGCTGCACGGCCGGGAGATCACCTGCGTGCGCCGCCTCGGCGCGGTGGAGGTGCCCGGCCGTGCTGCCGTCAATGTCTTTGTCACGGGCAGCGAGGACACCACGGCCTGCGTTCTGGTGCTCGGTGAGCGCTTCCAGGCTGCTGTGCCCCTCACCCGGCTCAGTGACCATGTTTCCAGTGTGAGGGCACTGGTGCTGGCTGGTCCCGTGGGACCTGGTGAGGAGGGCTTTGGGGATGAGGGTTTGTCCACCCTGCTCTTCTCTGCGGGGGGCCGGGCGCAGATCGAGTGCTACCGGCTGCTGTGTGCCGCGGACCCAGCCTCCGAAGGTGCTGTCGGCTGCCGGGTCATCCACGTGGCTTCCCACCGGCTGGACGAGCACTGGGAGCGGAAGAAGAACAGGCACAAGATCGTCAAGATGGACCCGGAGACAAG GTATATGTCCCTCTCGGTCATACCTGGGACCAGCACCAAGCAGATGCCGACTCCCTGGAAGTTCCTGGCTGCCGCCTGCAGTGATGGATCGGTCCG GGTCTTCAGGCTGCTGGAGGCCGCCCGGAAGCTGGTGCTGGTGGCGGAGTCGTTTCACCACCAGcgctgcgtgctgaaggtggaGGCGTTCCTGCACACACGGGCAGGAGGGGAGAG GAGGCACCTCCTGTGCAGCGCAGCCACTGACGGCGGCATCGCCTTCTGGGACATCACGAGCCCCATCGCGGATGCCGTGGATACCCTGAACGAAGCAAATGGAGAGGTGAAGCCCTTGG CGCTGGGAGCCCCACTGCTCACTGTGATGGCCCATAGCTGTGGCGTGAACAGCCTGCACATCTATGAGACACCGGAGGGACAGTACCTGGTGGCCAGTGGCAGCGACGATGGCTCCATCCACGTCTGCCTGCTGGAGGTCACCCTAGATGGGGACAACCCCATGGCGGGGACCTGCCTGCGCATTCTGGAGCGGGTGGCCCAGCCCTGTGCCCATGCTGCACATGTGATGGGGATCCGGGTGCTGCGGCCAGacctgctgctctctgcctcGGTGGACCAGCGCCTGACTCTGTGGCGGCGCGGCCCGGGCGGGCTGGAAGAGCTCAGCACAACCTTCTTCCATGTGCCTGACCTGGCCGAGCTGGACTGCTGGGAGGGGGCGGAGGCCGGTGGGGAGCGGTGGTTCTATTGTGTGCTCTGTGGGGTGGGGCTGGAGATGCTGCGTGGTACAATCCCCCCTGAGCCCCCTCCATCAGAGCCTCCCCAGTAG
- the LOC136018549 gene encoding G2/M phase-specific E3 ubiquitin-protein ligase-like, protein MEGRCITHYIPPHRSYCWEHCPQQQEEVAPENTTCIICLSPVEGRTTYGTMMCPVCKRAWFHRACIQRQALSAGIFSLQCPLCRNRNIFLLEMLFMGIRIPVRQASWETNSAYAELYQRHSSCSARECLCPGGREEAEAEGARHSRSNETCQKSQGKKVQCFRDGSSEGDDEPEASESKRDKEIFFSLPQTERARSFFFSKDDERLREGPKLFCKSVGLGEERDGWEDRRRLLLER, encoded by the exons ATGGAGGGTAGATGCATCACCCATTATATCCCACCGCACAG GTCCTATTGCTGGGAgcactgcccacagcagcaagaggaggTGGCTCCAGAGAACACCACCTGCATCATCTGCCTGAgccctgttgaaggcagaacaACCTATGGGACCATGATGTGCCCAGTGTGCAAACGCGCCTGGTTCCACAGGGCCTGCATCCAG AGACAGGCTCTTTCCGCCGGCATCTTTTCCTTACAGTGCCCTCTGTGTAGAAACAGGAATATATTTCTCCTGGAAATGTTATTCATGGGGATCCGAATCCCCGTAAG ACAAGCGTCATGGGAGACCAACAGTGCATACGCGGAACTGTACcagaggcacagcagctgcagtgccagggagtgcctttgtccaggaggcagggaggaggcagaggcagaggg AGCCCGACATAGCCGGAGCAATGAAACCTGTCAAAAGTCACAAGGCAAGAAGGTCCAATGTTTCCGAGATGGCAGTTCTGAGGGTGATGATGAGCCTGAGGCATCAGAAAGCAAAAGGGACAAAGAAAT ttttttctctttaccaCAGACAGAACGTGCTagatctttcttcttctccaaaGATGATGAACGCCTAAGAG AGGGCCCGAAGTTATTTTGTAAATCGGTAGGCCTCGGTGAAGAAAGAGATGGTTGGGAAGACAGACGTAGATTATTGCTTGAG